A window of the Tachysurus fulvidraco isolate hzauxx_2018 chromosome 6, HZAU_PFXX_2.0, whole genome shotgun sequence genome harbors these coding sequences:
- the mphosph8 gene encoding M-phase phosphoprotein 8 isoform X8, which translates to MDSCAERADPGDSEQDEEEDVYEVERIIDMRVEDGEILYRVRWKNYSSDDDTWEPKAHLEDCSEVLLAYERSLAEKKLKKDPSMLPMKSELFDANSESDSDKDKLKESPSKKKKKKKKHAEDSEDEKSEKDKKKKKKKEKWKEDKPLPAPESDEEEERVPTLPPTKKDKSADSKKRTIEEDENDDAPAKKHKKEIKVKDGGKQKKEIVDERKKKKAKSKKEIESSGDETDKSDAPSELYTDDTSSTGNLSVTAKPTTAKTTDKSSRSESGSDHSKAKQKKNKSELKLQGFKDLVQDKNPKKTENSALLLRESGLNKLKSLTSSKSSSKSSRSEDEPDSSDAGATAKAKSKPKGLDSNSAPQKDLSVSSSSTVVAVPSKPREEEQLKEQKEETGEKGAAPNNLFEKFLLNCEAKDRVPRKQAAHTPKSSVKPDKKARKESPVQKTEFDKAKEGTIAMEVDERPEKSAQESEKSDRSNEPVAKMKEDVQREQKEEEQRRRKERLEEEEEKKRKEKLEESQRERKGKMEEAQKERQRLAEDVRLDWLDRRPAVEAMASTESTEDLRWKERRRKRREDSESRLLVTCDDTQDSQDPLERSDKTPDRGPPSLNLGVELNLDWMTLEDFQKHLNGEDENVSPLSLTPTELRDAVKNGNYMAVKRALSSKEDYNLDQQDSGGMSLSMLAAAGGQDDILRLLIKKGVKVNGQQKNGTTALMHAAEKNCLTTVAILLEAGSCLNAQTLGGETALMKACRRGNADVVRLLLEYGADCNILSKHKATALHFAKLSNNMMVYDLIKDHIQTLSTVAEETIRAYFETRLALLEPVFPLACHRLCEGPDFSLEFSYKPPQHTPGEGSGILLFIFHANFMTEITARLCGPCSVHAVILNDKFQLPIFLDSHFIYSFSPVQGSNKLFIRLAESPTAKVKLLIGAYRVQLQ; encoded by the exons ATGGATTCCTGTGCCGAGAGAGCGGACCCTGGAGACAGCGAacaggatgaagaagaggatGTATACGAAGTGGAAAGGATTATTGACATGCGAGTGGAAGAT GGAGAGATTTTATACCGTGTGAGGTGGAAGAACTATTCATCAGATGATGACACCTGGGAGCCCAAAGCTCACCTGGAGGATTGTAGTGAGGTGCTGCTGGCTTATGAGAGGTCTCTGGCTGAGAAGAAACTTAAGAAAGACCCCAGCATG CTGCCTATGAAGAGCGAACTTTTTGATGCAAACTCTGAGAGTGACAGCGATAAAGATAAACTAAAAGAATCCCCtagtaagaaaaagaaaaaaaagaaaaaacatgcagAGGACTCCGAGGATGAGAAGTCTGAAAAggacaagaagaaaaagaaaaagaaggagaaatgGAAGGAGGACAAACCATTGCCTGCTCCTGAGTCtgatgaagaagaggaaagagTTCCTACACTACCACCTACGAAGAAAGATAAGTCCGCAGATTCCAAGAAGCGAACTATTGAAGAGGATGAGAACGATGACGCTCctgcaaagaaacacaaaaaagaaatcaaagttAAAGACGGAGggaagcaaaagaaagaaattgttgatgaaaggaagaaaaaaaaggcaaagtcAAAAAAAGAGATTGAGTCCTCAGGTGATGAGACAGACAAGAGTGATGCACCGTCAGAATTATACACCGATGACACTTCTTCAACAGGAAACCTCAGTGTCACAGCAAAACCTACAACTGCCAAAACCACAGATAAGTCCTCTCGGAGTGAAAGTGGGAGTGATCATTCCAAGGCAaaacagaagaagaacaaaTCTGAACTGAAGCTGCAAGGTTTCAAAGACTTGGTTCAGGACAAGAACcccaaaaagacagaaaattcTGCCCTGCTGCTCAGAGAGAGTGGTCTAAACAAGTTGAAGAGCCTGACTAGCAGTAAGAGCAGCAGCAAGTCCTCTCGCAGTGAGGATGAGCCTGATTCCAGTGATGCTGGGGCTACAGCAAAAGCAAAAAGCAAGCCTAAAGGTCTGGACTCGAACTCTGCTCCTCAAAAGGATTTGTCTGTATCTTCATCCTCTACAGTTGTAGCCGTTCCCAGCAAGCCGAGAGAGGAGGAGCAGCTGAAGGAGCAAAAGGAAGAAACTGGAGAGAAGGGTGCTGCACCTAATAATCTCTTTGAGAAGTTTTTGCTCAACTGTGAGGCCAAGGATCGTGTGCCCAGGAAACAGGCAGCTCACACACCAAAG AGTTCAGTAAAGCCTGACAAAAAAGCGAGAAAGGAATCTCCAGTGCAGAAGACTGAGTTTGATAAGGCAAAGGAGG GCACTATTGCCATGGAGGTAGATGAAAGACCAGAAAAGAGTGCACAGGAGTCAGAAAAGAGTGACCGGTCAAATGAACCAGTGGCCAAGATGAAGGAGGATGTACAGCGTgagcagaaagaagaagagcaacgaagaaggaaagaaagacttgaagaggaggaggagaaaaagaggaagGAGAAGCTTGAGGAGTCTCAGAGAGAACGAAAGGGTAAAATGGAAGaggcacagaaagagagacagagactggcAGAGGATGTCCGATTAGATTGGTTGGACAGGAGACCTGCAGTGGAGGCTATGGCATCTACTGAGTCGACCGAAGACTTGAGGTGGAAggagagaagaaggaaaaggaggGAAGACAGCGAGTCTCGCCTCCTTGTCACTTGCGATGACACTCAGGACTCTCAAGACCCCCTGGAACGCTCTGACAAAACACCTG ACAGGGGCCCGCCTTCTCTCAATCTTGGAGTTGAGCTGAATCTAGACTGGATGACACTGGAAGACTTTCAAAAACACTTGAATGGAGAGGATGAAAATGTCTCTCCCCTATCCTTAACTCCCA CTGAGCTGCGGGATGCTGTAAAAAATGGGAATTATATGGCTGTGAAACGTGCACTCAGTTCCAAAGAAGACTATAACCTGGACCAGCAG GACTCTGGTGGTATGTCTCTGTCCATGCTGGCCGCCGCAGGTGGACAGGATGATATCCTTCGGCTGCTGATTAAGAAAGGAGTAAAGGTTAATGGACAGCAAAAGAACGGCACCACAGCCCTCATGCATGCTGCTGAGAag AATTGCCTCACCACTGTGGCCATTCTTCTTGAGGCAGGATCTTGTTTAAATGCCCAGACACTGGGCGGGGAGACAGCTCTCATGAAG GCATGTAGAAGAGGAAATGCAGATGTAGTGCGCCTCCTACTGGAGTATGGAGCTGACTGCAACATCCTCTCCAAGCACAAAGCAACAGCATTGCACTTTGCCAAACTCAGCAACAACATGATGGTGTATGACCTCATCAAAGACCACATCCAGAC GTTGTCAACAGTGGCAGAGGAGACAATCAGAGCATATTTTGAGACGCGTTTGGCTCTGCTTGAGCCTGTATTTCCTCTGGCCTGTCATCGCCTGTGTGAGGGACCAGACTTCTCACTGGAATTCAGTTACAAACCCCCACAGCACACGCCTGGAGAAG GATCTGGTATACTTCTCTTCATTTTCCATGCAAACTTCATGACTGAGATCACAGCCAGGCTCTGTGGGCCCTGTAGCGTACATGCTGTCATCCTTAATGACAAGTTCCAGCTGCCTATCTTCCTT GATAgccactttatttattcattcagccCTGTACAAGGATCCAACAAACTCTTTATTCGCCTAGCTGAGTCACCCACAGCTAAG GTTAAACTTCTCATTGGTGCATATAGAGTCCAACTACAGTGA